A single genomic interval of Apis cerana isolate GH-2021 linkage group LG2, AcerK_1.0, whole genome shotgun sequence harbors:
- the LOC108004488 gene encoding inhibitor of nuclear factor kappa-B kinase subunit beta isoform X1: MTAIPIFIQEWTLDKVLGSGGFGIVQLWTHKNGKKIAIKICKRDIIHLTETQQKRWINEVNIMKRLKHPNIVKGFDLPFKHPDDKKDLPILCMEFCRKGDLRSLLKKVENCCGVSEKEAINVMKDISSAIEYLHSNNITHRDLKPENIVLQDERNIISYKLIDLGFAKELGEASISGSLVGTLNYVAPELLWKQTYSCSVDYWSLGILFYELVSGIRPFLPRMQHTMTWMQHIKNKGYDDICAFKSEEKIIFGQDIIGPTNLSKNFQNKLVEWFKIVLQWDPKKRGKQYDENGISNLVVFKLLHSILSKQIIHVFFPSIYKINSYEIINTTKITDLQYMIEKDTNIPINQQILTDYFGKVLIENQIPFSLQIQDSILFVFKNENSLIDNIPSPNIPVEIQKMIELSKNQLDFETLQDYYRITIFFMNQQIYLFQQYIFALSIKVDLIISRLDTFDKSIVDTLKNINIILHKLSIIHTEWEKGSTNKDKLIGLKIICNKVNKLIEITNQIKLKFNLLILENNKLKDTVQSIDCIKNMFQIYNRAAKIYELHINNCSHKDKPIEMVKLIFDFLKEEEIQFRNENIFKIIKEITKLELKLSKLETIFNSVIAMKNIYCEEFQNIMQHNFNNIFDISNKESLHLSTLHDTTNILSNDNMEVSNEFNNNQFLNTFNVKHKEIINTDNDVIYDNLLIRYTLDNLLIEMKKKYLELLSLEL, encoded by the exons atgactgctataccaatttttattcaagaatGGACTCTTGATAAAGTTTTAGGTTCTGGTGGATTTGGTATTGTTCAACTTTGGACAcataaaaatggtaaaaaaattg caaTTAAAATCTGCAAAAGAGATATCATACATTTAACAGAAACACAACAAAAAAGATGGATAAATgaagtaaatataatgaaacgtTTAAAGCATCCAAATATTGTTAAAGGATTTGACTTACCATTTAAACATCctgatgataaaaaagatttacctATATTATGCATGGAATTTTGTAGAAAAGGTGATCTTAGATcg cttttgaaaaaagtagaaaattgtTGTGGTGTCAGCGAAAAAGAAGCAATTAATGTAATGAAGGATATTTCTTCTGCAATAGAATATTtacattctaataatattactcATCGTGATCTAAAAcctgaaaatattgttttacaaGATGAAcgtaatata atttcatataaattaatagatttaggATTTGCAAAAGAACTTGGAGAAGCCAGTATATCTGGATCTTTAGTAGGTACATTGAATTATGTAGCTCCAGAACTATTATGGAAACAAACATATAGTTGTTCAGTAGACTATTGGAGTTtaggaattcttttttatgaacTTGTTAGTGGTATAAGACCATTTTTGCCTAGAATGCAACATACTATGACatg GAtgcaacatattaaaaataaaggataTGATGATATTTGTGCTTTTAAatcagaagaaaaaataatttttggtcAAGATATTATTGGTCCtacaaatttatcaaa aaattttcaaaataaattggtGGAAtggtttaaaattgtattacaatgggatccaaaaaaaagaggaaagcaatatgatgaaaatggaatatcaaatttagtggtatttaaattattgcattctattttatcaaaacAG atAATTCATGTGTTTTTtccatcaatatataaaattaattcgtatgaaataattaatactactAAGATTACAGATTTACAATATATGATTGAGAAAGATACTAATATACCAATaaatcaacaaattttaacAGATTATTTTGGTAAAGTTCTTATTGAAAACCAAATACCATTTTCATTACAAATTCAG gattcaattttatttgtttttaaaaacgaaaattctttaatagacAATATTCCTTCACCAAATATTCCTgtggaaattcaaaaaatgatagaattatcaaaaaatcaattagaCTTTGAAACATTACaagattattatagaataacaatattttttatgaatcaacaaatatatttgtttcaacaGTATATTTTTGCTTTAAGTATAAAAGT agatTTGATTATTTCAAGACTTGATACATTTGATAAAAGTATAGTAGATacgctaaaaaatataaatattattttacataaactaTCTATAATTCATACTGAATGGGAAAAAGGATCtacaaataaagataaattgataggtttgaaaattatatgtaataaagttaataaactTATTGAGATCACTAatcagataaaattaaaatttaatttgctaaTATTGgagaacaataaattaaaagatacagTACAATCTAttgattgtattaaaaatatgtttcaaat atataatagagCTGCAAAAATTTATGAGTTGCATATAAACAACTGTTCTCATAAAGATAAACCAATAGAAatggtaaaattaatttttgattttttgaaagaagaagaaatacaatttcgtaatgaaaatatttttaaaattataaa AGAAATAACAAAGCTGGaattaaaactttcaaaattagAAACGATTTTCAATTCAGTTATTGCTATGAAGAACATATATTgtgaagaatttcaaaatataatgcaacataattttaataatatatttgatatttctaataaagaaTCTTTACATTTATCTACTTTACATGAcactacaaatattttatcaaatgataatatggaagtatcaaatgaatttaataataatcagtttttaaatacatttaatgtcaaacataaagaaattataaatacggaTAATGATGTGATATATGATAACTTATTAATACGTTACAC gTTAGATAATCTTttgatagaaatgaaaaaaaaatatttggagcTACTTAGTTTGGAACTTTAA
- the LOC108004488 gene encoding inhibitor of nuclear factor kappa-B kinase subunit alpha isoform X2, translating into MTAIPIFIQEWTLDKVLGSGGFGIVQLWTHKNAIKICKRDIIHLTETQQKRWINEVNIMKRLKHPNIVKGFDLPFKHPDDKKDLPILCMEFCRKGDLRSLLKKVENCCGVSEKEAINVMKDISSAIEYLHSNNITHRDLKPENIVLQDERNIISYKLIDLGFAKELGEASISGSLVGTLNYVAPELLWKQTYSCSVDYWSLGILFYELVSGIRPFLPRMQHTMTWMQHIKNKGYDDICAFKSEEKIIFGQDIIGPTNLSKNFQNKLVEWFKIVLQWDPKKRGKQYDENGISNLVVFKLLHSILSKQIIHVFFPSIYKINSYEIINTTKITDLQYMIEKDTNIPINQQILTDYFGKVLIENQIPFSLQIQDSILFVFKNENSLIDNIPSPNIPVEIQKMIELSKNQLDFETLQDYYRITIFFMNQQIYLFQQYIFALSIKVDLIISRLDTFDKSIVDTLKNINIILHKLSIIHTEWEKGSTNKDKLIGLKIICNKVNKLIEITNQIKLKFNLLILENNKLKDTVQSIDCIKNMFQIYNRAAKIYELHINNCSHKDKPIEMVKLIFDFLKEEEIQFRNENIFKIIKEITKLELKLSKLETIFNSVIAMKNIYCEEFQNIMQHNFNNIFDISNKESLHLSTLHDTTNILSNDNMEVSNEFNNNQFLNTFNVKHKEIINTDNDVIYDNLLIRYTLDNLLIEMKKKYLELLSLEL; encoded by the exons atgactgctataccaatttttattcaagaatGGACTCTTGATAAAGTTTTAGGTTCTGGTGGATTTGGTATTGTTCAACTTTGGACAcataaaaatg caaTTAAAATCTGCAAAAGAGATATCATACATTTAACAGAAACACAACAAAAAAGATGGATAAATgaagtaaatataatgaaacgtTTAAAGCATCCAAATATTGTTAAAGGATTTGACTTACCATTTAAACATCctgatgataaaaaagatttacctATATTATGCATGGAATTTTGTAGAAAAGGTGATCTTAGATcg cttttgaaaaaagtagaaaattgtTGTGGTGTCAGCGAAAAAGAAGCAATTAATGTAATGAAGGATATTTCTTCTGCAATAGAATATTtacattctaataatattactcATCGTGATCTAAAAcctgaaaatattgttttacaaGATGAAcgtaatata atttcatataaattaatagatttaggATTTGCAAAAGAACTTGGAGAAGCCAGTATATCTGGATCTTTAGTAGGTACATTGAATTATGTAGCTCCAGAACTATTATGGAAACAAACATATAGTTGTTCAGTAGACTATTGGAGTTtaggaattcttttttatgaacTTGTTAGTGGTATAAGACCATTTTTGCCTAGAATGCAACATACTATGACatg GAtgcaacatattaaaaataaaggataTGATGATATTTGTGCTTTTAAatcagaagaaaaaataatttttggtcAAGATATTATTGGTCCtacaaatttatcaaa aaattttcaaaataaattggtGGAAtggtttaaaattgtattacaatgggatccaaaaaaaagaggaaagcaatatgatgaaaatggaatatcaaatttagtggtatttaaattattgcattctattttatcaaaacAG atAATTCATGTGTTTTTtccatcaatatataaaattaattcgtatgaaataattaatactactAAGATTACAGATTTACAATATATGATTGAGAAAGATACTAATATACCAATaaatcaacaaattttaacAGATTATTTTGGTAAAGTTCTTATTGAAAACCAAATACCATTTTCATTACAAATTCAG gattcaattttatttgtttttaaaaacgaaaattctttaatagacAATATTCCTTCACCAAATATTCCTgtggaaattcaaaaaatgatagaattatcaaaaaatcaattagaCTTTGAAACATTACaagattattatagaataacaatattttttatgaatcaacaaatatatttgtttcaacaGTATATTTTTGCTTTAAGTATAAAAGT agatTTGATTATTTCAAGACTTGATACATTTGATAAAAGTATAGTAGATacgctaaaaaatataaatattattttacataaactaTCTATAATTCATACTGAATGGGAAAAAGGATCtacaaataaagataaattgataggtttgaaaattatatgtaataaagttaataaactTATTGAGATCACTAatcagataaaattaaaatttaatttgctaaTATTGgagaacaataaattaaaagatacagTACAATCTAttgattgtattaaaaatatgtttcaaat atataatagagCTGCAAAAATTTATGAGTTGCATATAAACAACTGTTCTCATAAAGATAAACCAATAGAAatggtaaaattaatttttgattttttgaaagaagaagaaatacaatttcgtaatgaaaatatttttaaaattataaa AGAAATAACAAAGCTGGaattaaaactttcaaaattagAAACGATTTTCAATTCAGTTATTGCTATGAAGAACATATATTgtgaagaatttcaaaatataatgcaacataattttaataatatatttgatatttctaataaagaaTCTTTACATTTATCTACTTTACATGAcactacaaatattttatcaaatgataatatggaagtatcaaatgaatttaataataatcagtttttaaatacatttaatgtcaaacataaagaaattataaatacggaTAATGATGTGATATATGATAACTTATTAATACGTTACAC gTTAGATAATCTTttgatagaaatgaaaaaaaaatatttggagcTACTTAGTTTGGAACTTTAA